From the genome of Amycolatopsis sp. NBC_01488, one region includes:
- a CDS encoding sensor histidine kinase: MRPDPEEPALRRARWAITAQIAVVVSLLVAVAGAIAYGMLLSGQHADADRTLARTIQLGPAATPPGCVWLFTPALHAPAGPTPAGMPIAALAATVPAPGDVHTERRSLGGMTYTIRVENRGGAVSEAFFEERYQIQDRSSLVFGLLVAEVLALLAAVLCGRVLACRAIRPLADALRRQRTFVADASHELRAPLTRLHTRAQLLARRASGRDADDLDQLVRGTRELGEVVEDLLLSARACDRPEFEAVELGVLAEEAVAAETVRAGESQVRLAVSRERRPYVVQGVPTALRRVLSALLDNALGHTPPGGSIEVWLGVPDERHVELRIRDTGVGFPAADADRIFERFARGSDGDGRRFGLGLALVREVVTGHGGTIAAAGRPGAGATFTLRLRRADPA, encoded by the coding sequence ATGAGACCCGACCCGGAGGAGCCGGCGCTGCGGCGGGCGCGGTGGGCGATCACCGCGCAGATCGCCGTCGTGGTGTCGCTGCTGGTCGCCGTCGCCGGCGCGATCGCCTACGGGATGCTGTTGTCCGGTCAGCACGCCGACGCCGACCGGACGCTCGCCCGGACGATCCAGCTCGGCCCGGCCGCGACCCCGCCCGGCTGCGTCTGGCTGTTCACGCCGGCGTTGCACGCGCCCGCCGGGCCGACGCCGGCCGGGATGCCGATCGCGGCGCTGGCCGCCACGGTGCCGGCACCCGGCGACGTCCACACGGAACGGCGCTCGCTCGGCGGCATGACGTACACGATCCGGGTCGAGAACCGGGGCGGCGCCGTCTCGGAGGCGTTCTTCGAGGAGCGGTACCAGATCCAGGATCGCTCGTCGCTGGTGTTCGGGCTGCTGGTCGCCGAGGTGCTCGCGCTGCTGGCGGCCGTGCTGTGCGGCCGCGTGCTGGCCTGCCGGGCGATCCGGCCCCTGGCCGACGCGCTGCGGCGGCAGCGGACGTTCGTCGCGGACGCCTCCCACGAGCTGCGCGCCCCGCTGACCCGGCTGCACACGCGGGCACAGCTGCTGGCCCGGCGCGCGTCCGGCCGCGACGCGGACGACCTCGACCAGCTGGTGCGCGGCACGCGGGAGCTCGGCGAAGTCGTCGAAGACCTGCTGCTGTCGGCGCGGGCGTGCGACCGGCCGGAGTTCGAAGCGGTGGAGCTGGGCGTGCTCGCCGAAGAGGCCGTCGCGGCGGAAACGGTGCGCGCGGGCGAGAGCCAGGTCCGGCTCGCGGTGTCCCGGGAGCGGCGGCCATACGTCGTCCAGGGCGTCCCGACGGCGTTGCGGCGCGTGCTTTCGGCGTTGCTGGACAACGCACTGGGTCACACCCCGCCGGGCGGCTCGATCGAGGTGTGGCTGGGCGTGCCGGACGAAAGGCACGTGGAGCTGCGCATCCGCGACACGGGCGTCGGCTTCCCGGCGGCCGACGCGGACCGCATCTTCGAGCGCTTCGCCCGCGGCTCCGACGGCGACGGCCGCCGGTTCGGCCTGGGCTTGGCCCTGGTCCGCGAGGTGGTGACAGGCCACGGCGGCACGATCGCGGCGGCCGGCCGCCCCGGCGCGGGCGCAACGTTCACCCTCCGCCTGCGCCGGGCCGACCCCGCGTGA
- a CDS encoding amidohydrolase family protein — protein MDTVITAGRVLPRPSAPVPDGAVLVRDGLIVAAGPRAEVLPLAAPDAARHDFPTGTALAGLFNVHVHLAFDASREMLAHFSAGSLLEGARSRLSSMLRSGVTTVRDLGDRGHLGAEVRRSFDGSVAPRLLVSGPPITVPDGHCHFFGGAVSSDAEIRALIDENAAAGADVIKVMASGGQITEGGADMWESQFSAEQLSVVVSHAASHGLPVAAHAHGADAIEAAVSAGVSTVEHCSFLTGPRTFDRRSAVASRMASAGISACSTSSRNWRVIVEKLGDEAAQAMYGRLPWLEEHGVRLLSGTDAGLPGSVFDDPVGALELYEWLGFSRRRILEIATCDSAAGLGLADVTGRLERGLAADVLVVEGDPLASLSALRNPLLVLAQGRAA, from the coding sequence GTGGACACGGTGATCACGGCCGGCCGGGTGCTGCCGCGCCCCTCGGCGCCGGTACCCGACGGTGCGGTGCTGGTGCGTGACGGCCTGATCGTGGCGGCCGGCCCGCGCGCGGAGGTCCTGCCGCTGGCCGCGCCGGACGCTGCCCGGCACGACTTCCCGACGGGGACCGCGCTGGCCGGGCTGTTCAACGTCCACGTCCACCTGGCTTTCGACGCCTCTCGAGAGATGCTGGCGCACTTCTCGGCCGGCTCTCTGCTGGAAGGCGCGCGTTCGCGGCTGTCGTCGATGCTGCGCAGCGGCGTGACGACGGTGCGGGACCTCGGCGACCGCGGGCACCTCGGCGCGGAGGTCCGCCGTTCGTTCGACGGGTCGGTCGCACCGCGGCTGCTCGTGTCGGGGCCGCCGATCACGGTGCCGGACGGGCACTGCCACTTCTTCGGCGGCGCGGTGTCGTCCGACGCCGAGATCCGCGCCCTGATCGACGAGAACGCGGCGGCGGGCGCGGACGTGATCAAGGTGATGGCCAGCGGCGGCCAGATCACCGAGGGTGGCGCGGACATGTGGGAATCCCAGTTCTCCGCGGAGCAGCTTTCGGTGGTGGTTTCGCACGCGGCGTCGCACGGGTTGCCGGTGGCGGCGCACGCGCACGGCGCGGACGCGATCGAGGCGGCGGTTTCGGCCGGGGTGTCGACGGTCGAGCACTGCAGCTTCCTGACCGGGCCGCGTACTTTCGACCGGCGCTCCGCGGTGGCTTCGCGGATGGCTTCGGCGGGGATTTCGGCGTGCTCGACGAGCAGCCGCAACTGGCGGGTGATCGTCGAGAAGCTGGGCGACGAAGCGGCCCAGGCGATGTACGGGCGGCTGCCGTGGCTGGAGGAGCACGGCGTCCGGCTGCTGTCGGGGACGGACGCGGGGTTGCCGGGCTCGGTGTTCGACGACCCGGTGGGCGCGCTGGAGCTGTACGAGTGGCTGGGGTTCTCGCGGCGCCGGATCTTGGAGATCGCCACGTGCGATTCCGCGGCGGGACTGGGTCTCGCCGACGTCACCGGACGGCTCGAACGCGGGCTGGCCGCGGATGTCCTCGTCGTCGAGGGTGACCCGCTGGCGTCGCTCTCCGCGTTGCGTAACCCCCTTTTGGTGCTGGCTCAGGGCCGCGCCGCCTAG
- the hisS gene encoding histidine--tRNA ligase: MPEYLPTAPYKGTRDFLPAEMSVRTQVFGHLYDVLERRGFLRYDGPILESAEIYERKSGQELADKQLYTLTDKGGRRLALRPEMTPSVARMIAGSAKSLSFPVRWYSHPNCHRYEAPQRGRVREHWQINADIFGSDSANCEIEIFELVHDMMAALGATPDMFVLRVNDRNLLTSALTDVAGVSEDHLSQVFALVDRWEKYPREKLAESAGEIGLSDKQFEKLAETLDMGEALLDELPVEVREQSNLVRVLNSSAGSLVKYEPIIVRGLAYYTSTVFEVFDTSPENRRALFGGGRYSDLASMFTPQQIPGIGFGMGDVTLIDFLDTHGLTPAPRSEVDVMVIPVTEDLSDAARSVAASLRAAGLRTSTPIEHRKLGKELTRADKAGAAAVVIVGQDDWAAGNVTVRSLATREQNPVAIADAPAAVQALLA, translated from the coding sequence GTGCCTGAATACCTGCCGACCGCGCCCTACAAGGGGACCCGGGACTTCCTGCCCGCCGAAATGTCCGTCCGCACGCAGGTGTTCGGTCATCTCTACGACGTCCTCGAGCGCCGCGGCTTCCTCCGCTACGACGGGCCGATCCTCGAGTCCGCCGAGATCTACGAGCGGAAATCGGGCCAGGAGCTCGCCGACAAGCAGCTGTACACCCTCACCGACAAGGGCGGGCGGCGGCTGGCGCTGCGCCCGGAGATGACGCCGTCGGTCGCGCGGATGATCGCCGGGAGCGCCAAGTCGCTGTCGTTCCCCGTCCGCTGGTACAGCCACCCGAACTGCCACCGGTACGAGGCGCCGCAGCGCGGCCGCGTCCGCGAGCACTGGCAGATCAACGCCGACATCTTCGGCTCGGACTCCGCCAACTGCGAGATCGAGATCTTCGAGCTCGTGCACGACATGATGGCCGCGCTCGGCGCGACGCCGGACATGTTCGTGCTGCGGGTCAACGACCGGAACCTGCTGACGTCGGCGCTCACCGACGTCGCCGGGGTCTCCGAAGACCACCTCTCCCAGGTGTTCGCGCTGGTCGACCGCTGGGAGAAGTACCCGCGCGAGAAGCTGGCCGAGAGCGCCGGCGAGATCGGGCTCTCCGACAAGCAGTTCGAGAAGCTGGCCGAGACGCTCGACATGGGCGAGGCGCTGCTCGACGAGCTGCCCGTCGAGGTGCGCGAGCAGTCGAACCTGGTGCGCGTCCTGAACAGCAGCGCGGGCAGCCTGGTGAAGTACGAGCCGATCATCGTGCGCGGGCTGGCGTACTACACGTCGACCGTGTTCGAGGTCTTCGACACCTCGCCGGAGAACCGCCGCGCCCTTTTCGGCGGCGGCCGCTACAGCGACCTCGCGTCGATGTTCACGCCGCAGCAGATCCCGGGCATCGGGTTCGGCATGGGTGACGTCACGCTGATCGACTTCCTCGACACGCACGGCCTGACCCCGGCCCCGCGCAGCGAGGTCGACGTCATGGTGATCCCGGTGACCGAGGACCTCTCGGACGCGGCGCGCTCGGTCGCGGCGTCGCTGCGCGCCGCGGGGCTCCGGACGTCGACCCCGATCGAGCACCGCAAGCTGGGCAAGGAGCTGACGCGCGCGGACAAGGCGGGCGCGGCCGCGGTGGTGATCGTCGGCCAGGACGACTGGGCGGCCGGCAACGTGACGGTCCGCAGCCTCGCCACGCGCGAGCAGAACCCGGTCGCGATCGCCGACGCCCCCGCCGCGGTCCAGGCCCTGCTGGCCTGA